In one Pseudomonas hydrolytica genomic region, the following are encoded:
- the tssE gene encoding type VI secretion system baseplate subunit TssE, with protein MAYGSLFERLGGEAGQRAGWSREVAAMASVAAHLAKMLSTRAGSVQTLPDYGLPDLNDMRLSLHDSLQQARIAIERFIEAYEPRLTQVRVISLPRTHDPLRQAFAIDAMLEMDGVRRQVSFSASLDGSGQVKVNPGASHVR; from the coding sequence ATGGCCTACGGCAGCCTGTTCGAGCGCCTCGGTGGCGAGGCCGGCCAACGTGCCGGCTGGAGCCGCGAGGTCGCCGCCATGGCCTCGGTGGCTGCCCATCTGGCCAAGATGCTCAGCACCCGTGCGGGCAGCGTGCAGACGCTGCCCGACTACGGGTTGCCCGATTTGAACGATATGCGCCTGTCGCTGCACGACTCGCTGCAGCAGGCGCGTATCGCCATCGAACGCTTTATCGAAGCGTACGAACCCCGTCTGACCCAGGTGCGCGTGATTTCCCTGCCGCGCACCCATGATCCGCTGCGCCAGGCCTTCGCCATCGACGCGATGCTGGAGATGGATGGCGTCAGGCGTCAGGTCAGTTTCTCCGCGAGCCTGGACGGTAGCGGTCAGGTCAAGGTCAACCCAGGAGCCTCACATGTCCGGTAA
- the tssG gene encoding type VI secretion system baseplate subunit TssG — MDATHGAAAPALNRLSRGIREYSLFQAVQLVLERLKVAHPQLDDERLYEYLEFQANPSLGFPGSDIDRVQFFEEHGELRARMRVNLVGLFGGGSPLPAFYSEQALGDSEDGNPTRDFLDLFNNRLQRLLLPIWQKYRYRASFQSGAMDAFSAHLFALIGLGSEQIRQAQELNWKRLLPYLGLLSLRAHSAALIESVLRYYFKHAELFIEQCLERQVVVLEEQRNRLGRANSLLGEDTVLGERVRDRGGKFRIHVRQLGWTRFHEFLPIGTGYQPLCALVRFTLRDPLDYDIRLELRQDEIRDLRIGEGNPCLLGWTTWLGRENADGLVTLGSKIH, encoded by the coding sequence ATGGACGCCACGCATGGGGCAGCAGCCCCTGCTCTGAACCGGCTCAGCCGGGGCATCCGCGAGTACAGCCTGTTCCAGGCCGTACAGCTGGTGCTGGAGCGCCTCAAGGTCGCCCATCCGCAACTGGATGACGAGCGCCTCTACGAGTACCTGGAGTTCCAGGCCAACCCGAGCCTGGGTTTCCCCGGCAGCGATATCGATCGCGTGCAGTTCTTCGAGGAGCACGGCGAGCTGCGCGCGCGCATGCGCGTCAACCTGGTCGGCCTGTTCGGCGGCGGCTCGCCGTTGCCGGCCTTCTACAGCGAACAGGCCCTGGGTGACAGCGAGGACGGCAACCCGACCCGCGACTTCCTCGACCTGTTCAACAACCGTCTGCAGCGCCTGTTGCTGCCGATCTGGCAGAAGTACCGCTACCGCGCCAGCTTCCAGAGCGGGGCGATGGACGCCTTCTCCGCGCACCTGTTCGCCCTGATCGGCCTGGGCAGCGAGCAGATCCGCCAGGCCCAGGAGCTGAACTGGAAGCGCCTGCTGCCCTACCTCGGCCTGCTCAGCCTGCGCGCCCATTCGGCGGCGCTGATCGAGTCGGTGCTGCGTTACTACTTCAAGCACGCCGAGCTGTTCATCGAGCAGTGCCTGGAGCGCCAGGTGGTGGTGCTGGAAGAACAGCGCAACCGCCTCGGCCGCGCCAACAGCCTGCTCGGCGAAGACACCGTGCTCGGCGAGCGCGTCCGCGACCGCGGCGGCAAGTTCCGCATCCACGTGCGCCAGCTGGGCTGGACGCGCTTTCACGAGTTCCTGCCGATCGGCACGGGTTACCAGCCGCTCTGCGCGCTGGTGCGCTTCACCCTGCGCGATCCGCTGGACTACGACATCCGCCTGGAGCTGCGTCAGGACGAAATCCGCGACCTGCGCATCGGCGAAGGCAACCCCTGCCTGCTGGGCTGGACCACCTGGCTCGGCCGTGAGAACGCCGACGGTCTGGTCACCCTCGGCAGCAAGA
- a CDS encoding PAAR domain-containing protein, which produces MSGKPAARLGDPTACPIPGHGTNPIAAGSPDVLFDSLPAARMGDASACGGAMAGAVIPTVLINGKPAAVVGSVGSHGNTVVAGSGTVLIGASGGGAAFSPVAPLSLVAAAASVINVLVPPAQAAEERALDYTIALQRGGNRVLTPLRIPDYEEIGQGTTNNRETIDFQIRNRKHPADSLTLEVYDGETLLHSEADTAALLPTGEHQWQWDGYDRSGVLDTRVLKSPNLLVRLTVKKGAEEQVSELRLDNSAAAAPWVDARVDRNAGSVEITLRPSFSDGGVSGRNNQLTARTFDELKVLAKAGVEYYWSREGSRAGGIDKPIQTAKGAFQVKVIADVHAKPSAKNFPLIASIGDDFGRSTSFAMFKKIYHNLGMWAAANYPANFADEDFAHTAAHEVGHLILNEYGDGGLIPAYSWSHKSTSTILTQAPVDNHPIPAAGEIDLMHYHSHSPRNYQDYWQRSIASENDVKGLLWLTRVKFDD; this is translated from the coding sequence ATGTCCGGTAAACCCGCAGCCCGCCTCGGCGATCCCACCGCCTGCCCGATTCCCGGCCACGGCACCAACCCGATCGCCGCCGGCTCGCCCGACGTGCTGTTCGACAGTCTGCCCGCCGCGCGCATGGGCGACGCCTCCGCCTGCGGCGGCGCCATGGCCGGCGCGGTGATTCCCACCGTGCTGATCAATGGCAAGCCGGCGGCGGTGGTGGGCTCGGTGGGTAGTCATGGCAATACCGTGGTGGCTGGCTCCGGCACCGTGTTGATTGGCGCGAGTGGCGGTGGGGCGGCGTTCAGCCCGGTTGCGCCGCTGTCGCTGGTGGCTGCTGCAGCTAGCGTCATCAATGTTCTGGTGCCTCCGGCTCAAGCGGCCGAAGAGCGCGCGCTGGATTACACCATTGCTTTGCAGCGTGGAGGCAATCGTGTGCTCACGCCTCTGCGGATTCCCGATTACGAGGAAATTGGACAAGGCACAACGAACAATCGAGAGACCATCGATTTCCAGATCCGTAACCGCAAACATCCGGCCGATAGCCTGACCCTGGAGGTATACGATGGCGAGACGCTGCTCCATAGCGAAGCGGATACAGCGGCGCTGCTTCCGACAGGTGAGCACCAGTGGCAGTGGGACGGCTACGACCGATCTGGCGTTCTCGATACTCGTGTTTTGAAAAGCCCCAACCTGCTTGTGCGTCTGACCGTGAAGAAAGGTGCTGAAGAGCAGGTATCGGAGCTGCGGCTGGACAATAGCGCTGCAGCCGCACCGTGGGTCGATGCCCGCGTTGATCGCAACGCTGGCTCCGTCGAGATCACCCTGCGCCCCAGCTTCTCTGATGGTGGTGTATCCGGCAGGAACAACCAATTGACGGCCCGCACATTCGATGAACTGAAGGTATTGGCCAAGGCGGGGGTCGAATACTACTGGTCGCGTGAGGGCAGTCGTGCAGGCGGCATCGACAAGCCGATTCAGACAGCCAAAGGCGCGTTTCAGGTGAAGGTCATCGCTGATGTGCATGCCAAGCCCAGCGCCAAGAATTTCCCGCTCATTGCTTCAATCGGTGATGACTTCGGTCGTTCCACTAGCTTCGCGATGTTCAAAAAGATTTACCACAACTTGGGCATGTGGGCGGCTGCCAACTATCCCGCCAATTTTGCCGATGAGGATTTCGCGCACACCGCTGCGCATGAGGTGGGTCACCTCATCCTCAACGAGTACGGCGATGGTGGCTTGATACCTGCGTACTCGTGGAGCCACAAGTCGACCTCCACGATCCTCACTCAGGCGCCTGTGGACAATCACCCCATTCCAGCGGCAGGGGAGATAGACCTTATGCATTACCACTCCCACAGCCCACGCAACTACCAGGACTATTGGCAGCGTTCCATCGCCTCGGAGAACGACGTCAAGGGCCTGTTGTGGCTTACCCGGGTGAAATTCGATGACTAA
- the tssF gene encoding type VI secretion system baseplate subunit TssF, which yields MSFNHYYQSELTALRQLGKRFAERSPALAPFLGQAGRDPDVERLLEGFAFLTGRLRQKLDDELPELTHSLMHLLWPNYMRPLPAFSMLQFDPLTRPGPALPVKRGTPVEAKAIEGVTCRFRTCYPTEVLPLALNGLDYSVKGDGALLSLRLGMSADGHLGEIGLNKLRLHLAGERYIGQMLYLALLRNLGGIQLVLLDAAGKPMQDAFGQTLGTLQLKPEQVQPVGFAEDEALIPYPLNTFRGYRYLQEYFAFQDKFLFVDLLGLDAIHGLPEDLLKQARGLELRFDIHKAGVQRIRPTLENVRLYCTPVVNLFQHDAIPIRLDGKQDQYLLLPAEFDAQHCGVFSVDRVTGWKPGGMGYEEYVPFESFEHDPSFDVPVARPHYSVRQQPSMLGDGLETWLSFGLRNLDQHETLSIELTCTNQNLPRQLSLGDICLPSEDTPDFLSFRNISAVTPCYAPPLHRDFLWKLISNMSLNYLSLANVEALKVILETYDLPRYYDQHAERVSKRLLGGLKSIGHRHVDRLHRGLPVRGVRTELTMNPDGYLGEGDLFLFASVLNEFFALYASLNSYHELHVQSTQGELYKWTPRMGQQPLL from the coding sequence ATGTCTTTTAACCACTACTACCAAAGCGAACTCACCGCCCTGCGCCAACTGGGCAAGCGCTTTGCCGAGCGCAGCCCGGCATTGGCGCCGTTCCTTGGCCAGGCCGGGCGTGATCCGGATGTCGAGCGCCTGCTCGAAGGCTTCGCCTTCCTCACCGGGCGCCTGCGGCAGAAGCTCGACGACGAGCTGCCGGAGCTGACCCACTCGCTGATGCACCTGCTGTGGCCGAACTATATGCGTCCGCTGCCGGCCTTCAGCATGCTGCAGTTCGACCCGCTGACCCGCCCCGGCCCGGCGTTGCCGGTCAAGCGCGGCACGCCGGTGGAAGCCAAGGCCATCGAAGGCGTCACCTGCCGCTTTCGCACCTGCTACCCCACCGAGGTGCTGCCGCTGGCGCTGAACGGCCTGGACTACTCGGTCAAGGGCGACGGCGCGCTGCTCAGCCTGCGTCTGGGCATGAGCGCCGACGGCCATCTCGGCGAGATCGGCCTGAACAAGCTGCGTCTGCACCTGGCCGGCGAGCGCTATATCGGCCAGATGCTCTACCTGGCGCTGCTGCGCAACCTCGGCGGCATCCAGCTGGTGCTGCTCGATGCGGCCGGCAAGCCCATGCAGGATGCCTTCGGCCAGACTCTCGGCACCCTGCAGCTCAAGCCCGAGCAGGTGCAGCCGGTGGGCTTCGCCGAAGACGAGGCGCTGATCCCCTATCCGCTCAACACCTTCCGCGGCTACCGCTACCTGCAGGAATACTTCGCCTTCCAGGACAAGTTCCTCTTCGTCGACCTGCTCGGCCTGGATGCCATCCATGGCCTGCCCGAGGATCTGCTCAAGCAGGCGCGCGGTCTGGAGCTGCGCTTCGATATCCACAAGGCCGGGGTGCAGCGCATCCGCCCGACCCTGGAAAACGTGCGCCTGTACTGCACGCCGGTGGTCAACCTGTTCCAGCACGACGCCATCCCGATCCGCCTCGACGGCAAGCAGGACCAGTACCTGCTGCTGCCGGCCGAATTCGACGCGCAGCATTGCGGCGTGTTCTCGGTGGACCGCGTCACCGGCTGGAAGCCGGGCGGCATGGGCTACGAGGAGTACGTGCCGTTCGAGTCGTTCGAGCACGACCCCAGCTTCGACGTGCCGGTGGCGCGCCCGCACTACAGCGTGCGTCAGCAGCCGTCGATGCTCGGCGACGGCCTGGAGACCTGGCTCAGCTTCGGCCTGCGCAACCTCGACCAGCACGAGACGCTGTCCATCGAGCTGACCTGCACCAACCAGAATCTGCCGCGTCAGCTGAGCCTGGGCGATATCTGCCTGCCCAGCGAGGACACTCCGGATTTTCTCAGCTTCCGCAACATCAGCGCGGTCACCCCCTGCTATGCGCCGCCGCTGCACCGCGACTTCCTGTGGAAGCTGATTTCCAACATGTCGCTGAACTACCTGTCGCTGGCCAACGTCGAGGCGCTCAAGGTGATCCTCGAGACCTACGACCTGCCGCGCTACTACGACCAGCACGCCGAGCGCGTCAGCAAGCGCCTGCTCGGTGGCCTCAAGAGCATCGGCCACCGCCATGTCGACCGCCTGCACCGCGGCCTGCCGGTGCGCGGCGTGCGCACCGAACTGACCATGAACCCGGACGGCTACCTGGGCGAAGGCGACCTGTTCCTCTTCGCCTCGGTACTCAATGAATTTTTCGCCCTCTACGCCAGCCTCAACAGCTACCACGAGCTGCACGTACAGAGCACACAGGGAGAGTTGTACAAATGGACGCCACGCATGGGGCAGCAGCCCCTGCTCTGA
- the tssC gene encoding type VI secretion system contractile sheath large subunit codes for MSTTSAAVESSHSAAELGILDRIIAETKLTPDDEAYDIAKRGVSAFIEELLKPQNENEPVKKAMVDRMIAEIDAKLSRQMDEILHHPDFQALESSWRGLKLLVDRTNFRENIKLEILNASKQDLLDDFEDSPEIVQSGLYKHIYTAEYGQFGGQPVGALIANYYFDPSAPDVKTLQYVASVACMSHAPFIASAGPKFFGLETFTGLPDLKDLKDHFEGPQFTKWQSFREQEDARYVGLTVPRFLLRNPYDPEDNPVKTFVYKENVANSHEHYLWGNTAYAFASRLTDSFAKFRWCPNIIGPQSGGAVEDLPLHHFESMGEIETKIPTEVLVSDRREYELAEEGFIALTMRKGSDNAAFFSANSAQKPKFFGISEEGKTAELNYKLGTQLPYMFIVNRLAHYLKVLQREQIGAWKERTDLELELNKWIRQYVADQENPSSEVRSRRPLRAAQVIVSDVEGEPGWYRVSLNVRPHFKYMGADFTLSLVGKLDKE; via the coding sequence ATGAGCACGACTAGCGCAGCCGTAGAAAGCAGCCACAGCGCCGCCGAACTCGGCATTCTCGACCGCATCATCGCCGAGACCAAACTGACCCCCGATGACGAGGCCTACGACATCGCCAAGCGCGGCGTATCGGCCTTCATCGAAGAGCTGCTCAAGCCGCAGAACGAAAACGAGCCGGTGAAGAAGGCCATGGTCGACCGCATGATCGCGGAGATCGACGCCAAGCTCAGCCGGCAGATGGACGAGATCCTCCACCACCCGGACTTCCAGGCCCTGGAATCCTCCTGGCGCGGCCTCAAGCTGCTGGTGGACCGCACCAACTTCCGCGAGAACATCAAGCTGGAGATCCTCAACGCCTCCAAGCAGGACCTGCTCGATGACTTCGAAGACAGCCCGGAAATCGTTCAGTCCGGCCTGTACAAGCACATCTACACCGCCGAGTACGGCCAGTTCGGTGGCCAGCCGGTCGGCGCCCTGATCGCCAACTACTACTTCGACCCGAGCGCTCCGGACGTCAAGACCCTGCAGTACGTCGCCTCGGTGGCCTGCATGTCCCACGCCCCGTTCATCGCCTCGGCCGGCCCGAAATTCTTCGGCCTGGAAACCTTCACCGGCCTGCCGGACCTGAAGGACCTCAAGGACCACTTCGAAGGCCCGCAATTCACCAAGTGGCAGAGCTTCCGCGAGCAGGAAGACGCCCGCTACGTCGGCCTGACCGTACCGCGCTTCCTGCTGCGCAACCCGTACGATCCGGAAGACAACCCGGTGAAGACCTTCGTCTACAAGGAAAACGTGGCCAACAGCCACGAGCACTACCTGTGGGGCAACACCGCCTACGCCTTCGCCAGCCGTCTGACCGACAGCTTCGCCAAGTTCCGCTGGTGCCCGAACATCATCGGCCCGCAGAGCGGTGGCGCGGTGGAAGACCTGCCGCTGCACCACTTCGAGAGCATGGGCGAGATCGAGACCAAGATCCCCACCGAGGTGCTGGTTTCCGACCGTCGCGAGTACGAGCTGGCCGAGGAAGGCTTTATCGCCCTGACCATGCGCAAGGGCAGCGACAACGCCGCGTTCTTCTCCGCCAATTCGGCGCAGAAGCCGAAGTTCTTCGGCATCAGCGAAGAAGGCAAGACCGCCGAGCTGAACTACAAGCTGGGCACCCAGCTGCCGTACATGTTCATCGTCAACCGTCTGGCCCACTACCTGAAAGTGCTGCAGCGCGAGCAGATCGGTGCCTGGAAGGAGCGTACCGACCTCGAGCTGGAACTGAACAAGTGGATCCGCCAGTACGTGGCCGACCAGGAGAACCCCAGCTCCGAAGTGCGTAGCCGTCGTCCGCTGCGCGCCGCCCAGGTCATCGTCAGCGATGTCGAAGGCGAGCCGGGCTGGTACCGCGTCAGCCTGAACGTGCGCCCGCACTTCAAGTACATGGGTGCCGACTTCACCCTGTCGCTGGTCGGCAAGCTGGACAAGGAGTAA